From a region of the Actinomadura luzonensis genome:
- a CDS encoding macrolide family glycosyltransferase: MTGHHFFMCFPDHGHVIPTLAVVAELTRRGNRVTYLTGASTAAAVAAAGAEVVTYDSPYERVRTRAAEDDPLALLSLLLDESEAMLAAATALPERPDAVAYDISTLHAGRILARTTGLPATQLIPIFASNAHFSVLAATYEGGDAGRLDRELPGWVDGMLARIGALARAYGVADDPAALWWEVQDSNLVALPRSFQFAGETFDERFTFVGPCLGERRFLAEWAPPGDGLPVALLSFGSVGTTRPELLRTCAQALAELPWRTVVTLPGGTDPAVLGPLPPTVEPRHGVSHLSVLRHASVAVTHGGLGTIMEALHLACPLVVVPTTAMDRPVARRVAELGLGRVLDPGRLTAARVAEQVAAVAAATRPRGGPRRAMSAEIRASGGAARAADVLERLPSWTAA, encoded by the coding sequence ATGACGGGGCATCACTTTTTTATGTGTTTTCCCGACCACGGCCATGTCATTCCGACGCTCGCCGTGGTCGCCGAATTGACGCGACGGGGAAACCGCGTCACCTATCTCACCGGGGCGAGCACGGCGGCCGCGGTCGCCGCGGCCGGGGCTGAGGTCGTCACCTACGACTCGCCGTACGAGCGGGTGCGCACCCGCGCCGCCGAGGACGACCCGCTCGCGCTGCTGTCGCTGCTGCTGGACGAGAGCGAGGCCATGCTCGCCGCCGCCACCGCCCTGCCGGAGCGGCCCGACGCCGTCGCCTACGACATCTCGACCCTGCACGCCGGCCGCATCCTGGCCAGGACCACCGGCCTGCCGGCGACGCAGCTCATCCCCATCTTCGCCTCCAACGCCCACTTCTCGGTCCTCGCCGCCACCTACGAGGGCGGGGACGCGGGCCGCCTGGACCGGGAGCTGCCCGGCTGGGTGGACGGCATGCTGGCCAGGATCGGGGCGCTCGCGCGGGCGTACGGCGTGGCCGACGACCCGGCCGCGCTGTGGTGGGAGGTCCAGGACTCCAACCTGGTCGCGCTGCCGCGCTCGTTCCAGTTCGCCGGGGAGACCTTCGACGAGCGGTTCACCTTCGTCGGGCCCTGCCTCGGGGAGCGGCGCTTCCTGGCGGAGTGGGCGCCGCCGGGCGACGGGCTGCCGGTCGCGCTGCTGTCGTTCGGCAGCGTCGGCACCACCCGGCCCGAGCTGCTGCGCACCTGCGCCCAGGCCCTCGCCGAGCTGCCCTGGCGGACCGTGGTCACGCTGCCCGGCGGCACCGACCCGGCCGTCCTCGGCCCGCTGCCGCCCACCGTCGAGCCGCGCCACGGGGTCTCGCACCTCAGCGTGCTGCGCCACGCGAGCGTGGCCGTCACCCACGGCGGCCTCGGCACCATCATGGAGGCGCTGCACCTGGCCTGCCCGCTGGTGGTCGTCCCGACCACCGCCATGGACCGGCCGGTCGCGCGCCGCGTCGCCGAGCTGGGCCTCGGCCGCGTGCTCGACCCCGGCCGGCTCACCGCCGCCCGGGTCGCCGAGCAGGTGGCCGCGGTCGCGGCCGCCACCCGGCCGCGCGGCGGGCCGCGGCGCGCCATGAGCGCCGAGATCCGCGCCTCCGGCGGCGCCGCCCGCGCCGCCGACGTGCTGGAACGCCTCCCGTCGTGGACGGCGGCGTGA
- a CDS encoding DegT/DnrJ/EryC1/StrS family aminotransferase, translating to MPTRVWDYLPEYDSERADILDAVETVFRSGQLVLGRSVRGFEEEFAAYLGVRHCAGVDNGTNAVKLALQALGVGPGDEVITVSNTAAPTVVAIDAVGATPVFADVDAETYLMDVSQVEALITPRTRCLLPVHLYGQCVDMAPLERLAAAYGLVIVEDCAQAHGARHHGRTAGSMGHAAAFSFYPTKVLGAYGDGGAVVTGDDGTDRALRRLRYYGMEQTYYVVETPGHNSRLDEVQAEILRRKLTRLDAYLAGRRAVAERYAEGLAGTGLVLPVTAPGNEHAYYVYVVRHPRRDQIIEALRAHDIHLNISYPWPVHTMSGFAHLGLAPGSLPVTEALAGEIFSLPMYPSLPAGLQDKVIAALRDVLAAQPS from the coding sequence ATGCCCACCCGTGTCTGGGACTATCTGCCGGAATACGATTCAGAGCGCGCCGACATTCTGGACGCCGTCGAGACCGTCTTCCGCTCCGGCCAGCTCGTGCTCGGCCGGAGCGTGCGCGGCTTCGAGGAGGAGTTCGCCGCCTATCTCGGCGTGCGCCACTGCGCCGGCGTGGACAACGGCACCAACGCCGTCAAGCTGGCCCTGCAGGCGCTCGGGGTCGGCCCCGGCGACGAGGTGATCACGGTGTCCAACACCGCCGCGCCGACCGTGGTGGCGATCGACGCCGTGGGCGCGACGCCGGTGTTCGCGGACGTGGACGCGGAGACGTACCTGATGGACGTCTCCCAGGTGGAGGCGCTGATCACGCCGCGGACGCGGTGCCTGCTGCCGGTCCACCTGTACGGCCAGTGCGTGGACATGGCGCCGCTGGAGCGGCTGGCCGCCGCGTACGGCCTGGTGATCGTGGAGGACTGCGCGCAGGCGCACGGCGCCCGCCACCACGGCCGCACGGCCGGCTCGATGGGCCACGCCGCGGCGTTCTCCTTCTACCCGACGAAGGTGCTCGGCGCGTACGGCGACGGCGGCGCGGTCGTCACCGGCGACGACGGCACCGACCGGGCGCTGCGCCGGCTGCGCTACTACGGCATGGAGCAGACGTACTACGTGGTGGAGACGCCGGGCCACAACTCCCGCCTGGACGAGGTCCAGGCCGAGATCCTGCGGCGCAAGCTGACCCGCCTGGACGCCTACCTCGCCGGCCGCCGGGCCGTCGCCGAGCGCTACGCCGAGGGCCTGGCCGGCACCGGGCTCGTGCTGCCCGTCACCGCGCCGGGCAACGAGCACGCCTACTACGTGTACGTGGTGCGCCACCCCCGCCGCGACCAGATCATCGAGGCCCTGCGCGCCCACGACATCCACCTCAACATCAGCTACCCCTGGCCGGTGCACACGATGTCCGGCTTCGCGCACCTGGGCCTGGCCCCGGGCAGCCTGCCGGTGACCGAGGCCCTGGCGGGAGAGATCTTCTCGCTGCCGATGTACCCGTCGCTGCCCGCGGGGCTGCAGGACAAGGTCATCGCGGCGCTGCGCGACGTGCTCGCCGCTCAGCCGTCGTAG
- a CDS encoding dTDP-4-dehydrorhamnose 3,5-epimerase family protein — protein sequence MEHRELAVAGAYAFFPEVFADERGDFASPYQEHAFLAATGRRLFPVAQASRSVSRRGVVRGVHYTLVPPGTAKYVYCAAGRALDFVVDLRAGSPTFGRWESLELDPRGGAAVYLPPGVGHAFAALQDDTVVCYLLSEEYRKEHELALSVFDRELGLRLPPGPPVLSERDRRAPTLAEAAAQGLLPRYDG from the coding sequence ATGGAGCACCGTGAGCTGGCCGTCGCCGGCGCCTACGCCTTCTTCCCCGAGGTCTTCGCCGACGAGCGGGGCGACTTCGCCTCGCCGTACCAGGAGCACGCGTTCCTGGCCGCGACCGGCCGGCGGCTGTTCCCCGTGGCGCAGGCCAGCAGGAGCGTGTCGCGGCGCGGGGTGGTGCGCGGCGTGCACTACACGCTGGTGCCGCCCGGCACCGCCAAGTACGTCTACTGCGCCGCCGGGCGGGCCCTCGACTTCGTGGTGGACCTGCGGGCGGGGTCGCCGACGTTCGGCCGGTGGGAGTCGCTGGAGCTCGATCCGCGCGGCGGCGCCGCCGTCTACCTGCCGCCCGGCGTCGGCCACGCCTTCGCCGCGCTGCAGGACGACACGGTGGTGTGCTACCTGCTGTCGGAGGAGTACCGCAAGGAGCACGAGCTGGCGCTGTCGGTCTTCGACCGCGAGCTCGGGCTGCGGCTGCCGCCGGGCCCGCCGGTGCTGTCGGAACGCGACCGGCGGGCCCCCACGCTGGCCGAGGCGGCGGCCCAGGGGCTGCTGCCCCGCTACGACGGCTGA
- a CDS encoding class I SAM-dependent methyltransferase: MACRICSGRLHPFADFGSQPLSDAFAAPGGPADPFAFDLAVGVCADCSMVQLLEEVPRERMFHAGYPYLSSGSSVMRGHFESLAKRLLATELSGPDPFVVELGCNDGAMLSVIADAGVRHLGVEPSGGVADVAAAKGVRVRKDFFEAATAAAVLAADGPADVVYAANTLCHIPYLDSIMEGLDTLLRPGGVFVFEDPYLGDIVERASFDQIYDEHFYYFSATSVRGLAHRHGFELVDVERLPVHGGEVRYTLARRGARTPAPAVAELLAAERAAALHDPATLQRFADRVAATRERLVALLTGLREQGARVYGYGATAKSATVLNYCGIGPDLITFVSDTTPAKQGRLTPGSHIPVRDPGAFADPYPDYAVLFAWNHAEEIMAKETGFAAAGGTWILYVPEVHLVRA; this comes from the coding sequence ATGGCGTGCCGCATCTGTTCGGGCCGTCTCCACCCGTTCGCCGACTTCGGGAGCCAGCCGCTCTCCGACGCCTTCGCCGCCCCCGGCGGCCCGGCCGACCCGTTCGCCTTCGACCTCGCCGTCGGCGTGTGCGCGGACTGCTCCATGGTGCAGCTCCTTGAGGAGGTGCCGCGCGAGCGCATGTTCCACGCCGGCTACCCGTACCTGTCGTCCGGGTCGTCGGTCATGCGCGGGCACTTCGAGAGCCTGGCCAAGCGGCTGCTGGCCACCGAGCTGAGCGGGCCCGACCCGTTCGTGGTGGAGCTGGGCTGCAACGACGGCGCCATGTTGTCGGTCATCGCCGACGCCGGCGTGCGGCACCTGGGCGTCGAGCCGTCCGGCGGCGTCGCCGACGTGGCCGCGGCCAAGGGCGTACGGGTGCGCAAGGACTTCTTCGAGGCCGCCACCGCCGCCGCCGTCCTGGCCGCGGACGGGCCCGCCGACGTCGTCTACGCCGCCAACACGCTGTGCCACATCCCCTACCTCGACTCGATCATGGAAGGGCTCGACACGCTGCTGCGGCCCGGCGGCGTGTTCGTCTTCGAGGACCCGTACCTCGGCGACATCGTCGAGCGCGCCTCCTTCGACCAGATCTACGACGAGCACTTCTACTACTTCAGCGCCACCTCCGTCCGCGGCCTGGCCCACCGGCACGGCTTCGAGCTGGTCGACGTCGAACGGCTGCCCGTGCACGGCGGCGAGGTCCGCTACACCCTGGCCCGCCGGGGCGCCCGGACGCCCGCCCCCGCCGTCGCCGAGCTGCTCGCCGCCGAGCGGGCCGCCGCGCTGCACGACCCCGCGACCCTGCAGCGCTTCGCCGACCGCGTCGCCGCCACCCGCGAGCGCCTGGTCGCGCTCCTGACCGGCCTGCGCGAGCAGGGCGCCCGCGTCTACGGCTACGGCGCCACCGCCAAGAGCGCCACCGTGCTCAACTACTGCGGCATCGGCCCCGACCTGATCACGTTCGTCAGCGACACGACCCCCGCCAAGCAGGGCCGGCTGACGCCCGGCTCGCACATCCCGGTCCGCGACCCCGGCGCGTTCGCCGACCCCTACCCCGACTACGCGGTGCTGTTCGCGTGGAACCACGCCGAGGAGATCATGGCGAAGGAGACCGGCTTCGCCGCGGCCGGCGGCACCTGGATCCTGTACGTGCCCGAGGTCCACCTGGTGCGGGCCTGA
- a CDS encoding DUF1707 SHOCT-like domain-containing protein, protein MTDHREVRAGDRDRERVAELLRVAVAEGRITLEELHERIDRAYTARTLGDLDEVVADLPVPGVPDPALPAALPAALPATPPAAVSPALPAVPHGDVLELHTVSGRIEQAGRWTVPARLSARAGRWGTVRVDFTRADCPHREVVLDVEITSWFGDIVVLVPRGWRVRDEDVVRRWMGAVHNHPSVPLAPDGVTVRLTGYVQTGDVWVRYRRPLT, encoded by the coding sequence ATGACCGATCATCGGGAAGTGCGGGCCGGCGACCGTGACCGCGAGCGGGTGGCCGAGCTGTTACGGGTCGCCGTCGCGGAGGGGCGCATCACCCTGGAGGAGCTGCACGAGCGCATCGACCGCGCCTACACCGCCCGCACGCTGGGCGACCTGGACGAGGTCGTCGCCGACCTCCCGGTCCCCGGCGTCCCCGACCCCGCCCTGCCCGCCGCCCTGCCCGCCGCCCTGCCCGCCACGCCGCCCGCGGCCGTGTCCCCTGCCCTGCCCGCCGTCCCCCACGGCGACGTGCTGGAGCTGCACACCGTCAGCGGGCGGATCGAGCAGGCGGGACGCTGGACGGTCCCGGCGCGCCTGAGCGCCAGGGCGGGCCGGTGGGGCACGGTGCGCGTCGACTTCACCCGCGCCGACTGCCCCCACCGCGAGGTCGTGCTCGACGTCGAGATCACCTCCTGGTTCGGCGACATCGTCGTCCTGGTCCCGCGAGGCTGGCGGGTCCGCGACGAGGACGTCGTGCGCCGCTGGATGGGCGCCGTCCACAATCACCCGTCCGTGCCGCTCGCCCCCGACGGCGTGACCGTGCGCCTGACCGGCTACGTGCAGACCGGCGACGTCTGGGTGAGGTACCGCCGCCCACTGACCTGA
- a CDS encoding NDP-hexose 2,3-dehydratase family protein has product MDVHDWLREVAGLTAMRVTPVPLEELAGWRADPATGDLRHASGGFFTVEGLDVRRPGWAVPGWTQPIINQPEAGILGILLRRRGGEPELLMQAKNEPGNPEGAQLSPTVQATRSNYTRLHQGRAVPYLELFRRPRGRVLADVRQSEQGAWFYRKRNRNMVVEVDGHVEAAEGFRWLPLRLVRELLSVPDLVNMDARTVLACLPLLGGEPERAWDGGGFGAAVARSRDPRAGARHGLPELLSWLSGIRSTVDVHARPVPLNQVRQWRRADGRIAHESGRFFEVMGVRVEAGGREVTSWSQPMLAPVGTGVAAFLVRRIGGVVHALAHARVEPGYTDVVELAPTVQCTPGNYDVLPRAARPPLLAEVLGAPAGRIRFDTVLSEEGGRFFHARNRYQVIEVEEDPLPGHPAFRWIALHQLDELLRHSYYLNVQARTLNACLHALAQRPASAAVGAPISAAA; this is encoded by the coding sequence ATCGACGTTCACGACTGGCTGCGGGAGGTCGCCGGGCTGACGGCCATGCGGGTCACGCCGGTGCCGCTGGAGGAGCTGGCGGGCTGGCGGGCCGACCCGGCGACGGGCGACCTGCGCCACGCCAGCGGCGGCTTCTTCACCGTCGAGGGCCTGGACGTGCGCCGTCCCGGGTGGGCGGTGCCCGGCTGGACCCAGCCCATCATCAACCAGCCCGAGGCGGGCATCCTCGGCATCCTGCTGCGCCGGCGCGGCGGCGAGCCGGAGCTGCTCATGCAGGCCAAGAACGAGCCGGGCAACCCGGAGGGCGCGCAGCTCTCCCCCACCGTGCAGGCCACCAGGAGCAACTACACGCGGCTGCACCAGGGGCGGGCGGTGCCCTACCTGGAGCTGTTCCGCCGCCCGCGCGGCCGGGTGCTGGCCGACGTGCGGCAGTCGGAGCAGGGCGCGTGGTTCTACCGCAAGCGCAACCGCAACATGGTGGTGGAGGTGGACGGCCACGTCGAGGCCGCCGAGGGCTTCCGCTGGCTGCCGCTGCGGCTGGTGCGGGAGCTGCTGTCGGTGCCCGACCTGGTCAACATGGACGCCCGCACGGTGCTGGCCTGCCTGCCGCTGCTGGGCGGCGAGCCGGAGCGGGCCTGGGACGGCGGCGGCTTCGGCGCGGCGGTCGCCCGTTCGCGCGACCCGCGCGCCGGGGCCCGGCACGGCCTGCCCGAGCTGCTGAGCTGGCTGAGCGGCATCCGGTCCACGGTGGACGTGCACGCCCGTCCCGTCCCGCTGAACCAGGTGCGGCAGTGGCGGCGGGCCGACGGCCGGATCGCGCACGAGAGCGGCCGCTTCTTCGAGGTGATGGGGGTGCGGGTGGAGGCCGGCGGCCGGGAGGTGACGTCCTGGAGCCAGCCGATGCTCGCGCCGGTCGGCACGGGCGTGGCCGCGTTCCTGGTGCGCCGCATCGGCGGCGTGGTGCACGCCCTCGCGCACGCCCGCGTCGAGCCGGGCTACACCGACGTGGTGGAGCTGGCGCCGACCGTGCAGTGCACGCCGGGCAACTACGACGTCCTGCCGCGCGCGGCCCGCCCGCCGCTGCTGGCCGAGGTGCTGGGCGCACCGGCCGGCCGGATCAGGTTCGACACGGTGCTGTCGGAGGAGGGCGGGCGCTTCTTCCACGCCCGCAACCGCTACCAGGTGATCGAGGTGGAGGAGGACCCGCTGCCCGGCCACCCGGCCTTCCGCTGGATCGCCCTGCACCAGCTCGACGAGCTGCTGCGGCACAGCTACTACCTGAACGTGCAGGCCCGCACGCTGAACGCCTGCCTGCACGCCCTGGCGCAGCGGCCCGCCAGCGCGGCGGTGGGCGCGCCGATCAGCGCAGCAGCGTGA
- a CDS encoding TIGR03621 family F420-dependent LLM class oxidoreductase — protein sequence MTRFGVVLIAERATRKQWLDRCRRAEALGYDVIAVPDHLNLLSPFPTAVLAAEATERPRIGTYVLNASFHRPALFARDVTTTAGLLGDRFELGLGTGYVEAEFTAAGLPFDPATRIARLAGLARAVETLPARPPLMIGGHGDRVLRLAARHADVAGFTGAAHRPEYGRTALVTAAALLERVAYLRAAAGARAARMELNVLSKATVLTRDRRAGVESLRRYAPDLTTDELLEVPTLFAGTPAQIAEQVRAGEERFGFSYVTVMDAAMEDFGKVITLLR from the coding sequence ATGACGAGATTCGGGGTCGTGCTCATCGCCGAGCGCGCCACCAGGAAGCAGTGGCTCGACCGCTGCCGCCGCGCCGAGGCCCTCGGCTACGACGTGATCGCGGTGCCCGACCACCTCAACCTCCTGTCGCCCTTCCCCACCGCCGTGCTGGCCGCCGAGGCCACCGAGCGCCCCAGGATCGGCACGTACGTGCTCAACGCCAGCTTCCACCGCCCCGCCCTGTTCGCCAGGGACGTCACCACCACCGCCGGCCTCCTCGGCGACCGCTTCGAGCTGGGCCTCGGCACCGGCTACGTCGAGGCCGAGTTCACCGCCGCCGGCCTGCCGTTCGACCCGGCCACCCGGATCGCCCGCCTGGCCGGGCTGGCCCGCGCGGTGGAGACCCTGCCCGCCCGGCCGCCCCTCATGATCGGCGGCCACGGCGACCGGGTGCTGCGCCTGGCCGCCCGCCACGCCGACGTCGCCGGCTTCACCGGCGCCGCGCACCGCCCCGAGTACGGCCGCACCGCGCTCGTCACCGCCGCCGCGCTGCTGGAGCGGGTGGCGTACCTGCGGGCGGCGGCGGGCGCGCGGGCCGCGCGGATGGAGCTGAACGTGCTGTCCAAGGCCACCGTCCTGACCCGCGACCGGCGCGCCGGCGTGGAGAGCCTGCGCCGCTACGCCCCCGACCTCACCACCGACGAGCTGCTGGAGGTGCCCACCCTGTTCGCCGGCACCCCGGCGCAGATCGCCGAGCAGGTCCGCGCCGGCGAGGAGCGCTTCGGCTTCTCCTACGTCACCGTCATGGACGCGGCGATGGAGGACTTCGGCAAGGTCATCACGCTGCTGCGCTGA
- a CDS encoding 4'-phosphopantetheinyl transferase family protein, with the protein MIEEILPATVMAFDTFTDPPEAVLFPEEAELVRRAADKRRREFTTARHCVHRALERLGVPPSPVLTGAHGEPAWPPGVVGSITHCAGYRAAAVSAAPGAIGIDAEPEGPLPPGVLEAVAVAEECEQLRRLAAEHPGTSWDRILFSAKESVYKAWYPLARRWLDFQDAVIDLDPVRGTFEARLLVTGPRWQGRRVSGFTGRWMAGRGLVLTAIAVTAPPGARPATRPAA; encoded by the coding sequence GTGATCGAGGAGATCCTGCCCGCCACCGTCATGGCCTTCGACACCTTCACCGACCCGCCCGAGGCCGTCCTCTTCCCCGAGGAGGCCGAGCTGGTCCGGCGGGCCGCCGACAAGCGCCGCAGGGAGTTCACCACCGCGCGGCACTGCGTGCACCGGGCGCTGGAACGCCTCGGCGTGCCGCCGTCGCCGGTGCTGACCGGCGCGCACGGCGAGCCCGCCTGGCCGCCCGGCGTGGTCGGCAGCATCACCCACTGCGCCGGCTACCGCGCCGCCGCCGTGAGCGCAGCGCCCGGCGCCATCGGCATCGACGCCGAGCCCGAGGGGCCGCTGCCGCCGGGCGTGCTGGAGGCCGTCGCGGTCGCCGAGGAGTGCGAGCAGCTGCGCCGGCTGGCCGCCGAGCACCCCGGGACGAGCTGGGACCGCATCCTGTTCAGCGCCAAGGAGTCGGTGTACAAGGCGTGGTACCCGCTGGCCCGGCGCTGGCTCGACTTCCAGGACGCGGTGATCGACCTCGACCCCGTGCGCGGCACCTTCGAGGCCCGCCTCCTCGTCACCGGGCCCCGGTGGCAGGGGCGGCGGGTGAGCGGCTTCACCGGCCGCTGGATGGCCGGTCGCGGCCTGGTGCTGACCGCCATCGCCGTGACCGCCCCGCCCGGCGCCCGCCCCGCCACCCGCCCCGCCGCCTGA
- a CDS encoding aldo/keto reductase gives MRYTRLGPAGPVVSVIGLGSLALGGAYGQVDQGEAARLVRRAIDAGVTLVDTADFYAGGAVESLIGRALAGRAGEVVISTRGGVRSPGPAGPVVYDADPDFLETSCDASLRRLRADCIDLYYLHCQDERVPLEDSMARLSELVKAGKIRHLGLSGGTPEQIKRAHAVHEVCAVGVEFSLWGPPPSPVLLDTARELNLAVVAARPLGRGFLTGRMRQHARLAPADWRQADPRFRPEHRRFADRRLRALEDVAAQLDLGTGRLALSWLFSQGEHVVPVPSTRDQVHLEMNLAAASVRLPPHILDTLAGRLPAGHYAQSPSTLL, from the coding sequence GTGCGGTACACGAGGTTGGGTCCCGCGGGGCCGGTGGTCTCCGTCATCGGGCTCGGCTCGCTGGCCCTCGGCGGCGCCTACGGCCAGGTCGACCAGGGCGAGGCCGCGCGGCTGGTCCGCAGAGCGATCGACGCCGGCGTCACGCTGGTCGACACCGCCGACTTCTACGCCGGCGGCGCGGTGGAGAGCCTCATCGGGCGCGCCCTCGCCGGCCGGGCGGGCGAGGTGGTGATCAGCACCAGGGGCGGCGTGCGCTCGCCCGGCCCGGCCGGGCCGGTGGTCTACGACGCCGACCCCGACTTCCTGGAGACCTCCTGCGACGCCTCGCTGCGGCGGCTGCGCGCCGACTGCATCGACCTGTACTACCTGCACTGCCAGGACGAGCGGGTGCCGCTGGAGGACAGCATGGCCCGGCTGTCGGAGCTGGTGAAGGCCGGCAAGATCCGCCACCTGGGCCTGTCCGGCGGCACGCCGGAGCAGATCAAGCGGGCGCACGCGGTGCACGAGGTGTGCGCGGTCGGCGTCGAGTTCTCCCTGTGGGGGCCGCCGCCGTCCCCCGTCCTGCTCGACACCGCCCGCGAGCTGAACCTCGCCGTGGTCGCCGCCCGCCCGCTCGGCCGGGGCTTCCTGACCGGGCGCATGCGCCAGCACGCCCGGCTGGCCCCCGCCGACTGGCGGCAGGCCGACCCGCGCTTCCGCCCCGAGCACCGGCGCTTCGCCGACCGGCGGCTCCGCGCGCTCGAGGACGTCGCCGCCCAGCTCGACCTCGGCACCGGGCGGCTCGCGCTGAGCTGGCTGTTCTCCCAGGGCGAGCACGTCGTGCCGGTCCCGAGCACCCGCGACCAGGTGCACCTGGAGATGAACCTGGCCGCCGCGTCGGTCCGGCTGCCGCCGCACATCCTCGACACGCTGGCCGGGCGGCTGCCCGCCGGCCACTACGCTCAGTCGCCCTCGACCCTGCTGTGA
- a CDS encoding response regulator has protein sequence MVPATSEAPISVVLVDDHALFREGLREILESDRAISIVGEAGDSEGAVSEVARTQADVVLLDVEIPGDEVTETVARMRTSSPQTRIIILSMYDGPQLLSRLLVAGIRGYLLKSVHRHELIAAVHSVHEDASRVVLAVSTNSLAHVESPRAGVLSDKEVEVLQLAAQALSNVQIARRLGVAEATVKRHMRNIFVKLNAVSRIDAVNKAVAASLIQPHSRVEGD, from the coding sequence GTGGTCCCGGCGACGTCTGAGGCGCCCATCTCCGTCGTCCTGGTCGACGACCACGCCCTGTTCCGCGAGGGGCTGCGGGAGATCCTGGAGTCCGACCGCGCGATCTCCATCGTGGGCGAGGCGGGCGACTCCGAGGGCGCGGTCTCCGAGGTGGCGCGCACCCAGGCCGACGTCGTGCTGCTGGACGTGGAGATCCCCGGCGACGAGGTCACCGAGACCGTCGCCCGCATGCGGACGTCCTCGCCGCAGACCCGGATCATCATCCTCAGCATGTACGACGGGCCCCAGCTCCTCAGCCGGCTGCTGGTCGCCGGCATCCGCGGCTACCTGCTCAAGAGCGTGCACCGGCACGAGCTGATCGCCGCCGTGCACAGCGTCCACGAGGACGCCTCCCGCGTCGTGCTGGCCGTCTCCACCAACAGCCTCGCCCACGTCGAGTCGCCGCGCGCCGGCGTGCTGTCGGACAAGGAGGTGGAGGTGCTGCAGCTCGCCGCCCAGGCGCTCAGCAACGTGCAGATCGCCCGCCGCCTGGGCGTCGCCGAGGCCACCGTGAAGCGGCACATGCGCAACATCTTCGTCAAGCTCAACGCGGTCTCCAGGATCGACGCCGTCAACAAGGCCGTGGCCGCGTCGCTGATCCAGCCTCACAGCAGGGTCGAGGGCGACTGA
- a CDS encoding sensor histidine kinase, with amino-acid sequence MEESLSRRIRESAESYHSFLLNQVNRAQEEERRRIARELHDRIGHGISVAHQQLALSEAYRVADSARASAKISVVQQAILETMENLRQLTSELHPQTPLRGLEKALMGFLEAVEDDGVNVALTVNGDESWAAPRVLDEAFLIVREAVRNALSHGGPAMILVRVNIAPHELFASVQDNGCGFDQAAVRGHGGVGLTSMRERAELLGGRAVVSSEPGQGCLVELFIPLARQPRGPGDV; translated from the coding sequence ATGGAGGAGAGCCTGTCGCGGCGCATCCGCGAGTCGGCCGAGAGCTACCACAGCTTCCTGCTCAACCAGGTCAACCGGGCCCAGGAGGAGGAGCGCCGGCGCATCGCCCGCGAGCTGCACGACCGCATCGGCCACGGCATCAGCGTCGCGCACCAGCAGCTCGCCCTGTCGGAGGCCTACCGGGTGGCCGACAGCGCCCGCGCCTCGGCCAAGATCAGCGTCGTGCAGCAGGCCATCCTGGAGACCATGGAGAACCTGCGCCAGCTCACCTCCGAGCTGCACCCCCAGACCCCGCTGCGCGGCCTGGAGAAGGCGCTCATGGGCTTCCTGGAGGCGGTCGAGGACGACGGCGTCAACGTCGCGCTCACCGTCAACGGCGACGAGTCCTGGGCCGCGCCGCGCGTGCTGGACGAGGCCTTCCTCATCGTGCGCGAGGCCGTGCGCAACGCGCTCAGCCACGGCGGCCCCGCGATGATCCTGGTCCGGGTCAACATCGCCCCCCACGAGCTGTTCGCCTCCGTCCAGGACAACGGGTGCGGCTTCGACCAGGCCGCCGTGCGCGGCCACGGCGGCGTCGGCCTGACCTCCATGCGCGAGCGCGCCGAGCTGCTCGGCGGCCGCGCCGTCGTCTCCAGCGAGCCGGGGCAGGGGTGCCTCGTCGAGCTGTTCATCCCCCTCGCGAGGCAGCCACGTGGTCCCGGCGACGTCTGA